gggggtgtgggcgGGGcacgcgcctgggtggctcaaatcggttaagcgcccggctttggctcaggtcatgatctcatggcttgtgggttcaagccccacgtcgggctctgtgctgacagctcagagcctagagcctgcttcggattctgtgtctttctctctctgccccccccccccccactcatcctctctctgcccctctgctcatcctctctctctctctctcaaaaataaataaacatttaaaaaaaaattttttaaagagtgactGATGGGCATAAATAGCTATAACAAAATGACAGCCATTTGTCCTGGGCATCAAGTAAAATAACTTTAACATTAGCActgctttttaataaaagtaatatatgcatggttttaaaaaaagagacaaaacttaTCCTAAAGAGCGTTATAACAAATAATAGTTCCCTCCACTCCCTGAGCCTAAACCTACTGTGCCGAGATGACTGGTTTTAACCTTTCCTTCAAGACTTTTGTTGCTGTATCAGTTTTAGCCAACCAGTGTCACTCAATTCCCGTTTTCCAGAATGAGGAAAGTAAGACCTTTCTCTTGACCATCCAGTTTTGATCAGCTACgcctttatttttctatctatcAAGGTTGGTAAAATTTACATTCTGACTTATAACCATAGTTCTGTCTTTTGTCTGAAAGTTCATTCTGAAAGTTGGAAACTAATAAATATCATTTACACAGTTGTGATCATGTAAACATTGTCCGTGTTCGGTCAGGCAATATTACATTTGTCTCCAGGGGTTTGCTGCCCCAGTCCTTCTACCACTTGAAGGAAAACATGTCCAGTGACAGAATTAGTCACTGTGCTCACATTCTAGCACGCCCCAGGTTGGTGTGCTTCCTTTTCACATCATGACTTCTTATATTGTTATTTTCCCTAGAGTTCCTAATTTCTTGTTTTGAttgaagattttgttttctatttattcagaaATTCAAATCTCTTCTTCTACTGAATGGAGTCCATTGTTCTTTAAAGGACACTGATCTCCCCTTTAATCACCGGCCAATTGCTACGACAATAGTAATCCAGGAATTTCTTTTGTCTGGACTCCTGGATTAGTTCTACTCTTTATCCCGTAAGTCATTTGCTATCTTAAATGGCTtctataaaaaattacatgggaGATAATTGACTGAATCTATTCTGTCTTCATACTTGATAGCTTTGCTGAGTATAAAATTCTAGGCCCCAAAtcattttcctctcagaactttGGAcctattttttcattcattcaacaaataattgttcAGTATTTGATATGTATGGATTGTCTTACAGGCACTGGGAATGTAgccaataaaacaaaattttctgcttttgtgAAGCTTATGTTCTAGTTAGGGAAgaccaataataaaaaaaatggaagtaaattaTATAACTTATTAGAAGGTATTGAGTGCTATgtagaaaagcaaagctggaaacTCCTTTTAATTGACTGTTGGACCATCTGGATTGATTCTTCTCTATATTTCGAATTTGTATTACTACCTTTTGCCTTTGGTGTGTGTTCTCAGAGTGTTTCCTATCCTAAACtgtttaacacattttattttatttcatttcatttcattttttagagtttatttaagtaatctctacatccaatgtggggcttgaagccacgaccccgagatcaagaatcgaATGCTCTTCCAGCTGACCCAGCCAGGCTCCCTAGCACTTACATTTTAAATGCCaagggcttggggcacctgggtggctcagtcggttgagcgtctgacttcggctcagatcatgatcttgtggtttgtgagtttgagccccgtgtcgggctctgtgctgaccgctcagagcctggagcctgttttggatgctgtgtctccctctctctctgaccctcccccattcatgctctgtctctctctgtctcaaaaataaataaactttaaaaaaaattttttttaaataaataaatgccaagggcttttattttatgtatcttttccatagaatatttttcttactttttggaaataatttttaattgagacACATCAAATAGAAGAGTACAGAAAACTGCATATACAGATTTAAGTTGAAACTGTTCCACCTGGTCCTTTCCATTTCAAATTAACAGAAGGTAGAATGTGGTAGACCCACCTTGCTCTGGTGTTCTCTTCAGTGACAATGAGTTCAGGTGCTGAGGTGAGGTGGCACCATTGGGTGACAACATCAAAGACGTGGCCGTGCAGGTGCCACCTCTGGGTACTGGTGGCTGTTTCCAGAGAGAACATGGAGATGGGGGGTAGTATTGTGTGGAAAGCAGCCATCCTGAGTGGGGAAGCATGGAGCCTAGTGTGGCTAATGAGGACTCTGAAATTCCTCTCCAAGGCAAGGAAAGCCTCTGACATTTTAAGCAGGGGAAAGGAtcagttagggttttttttttttttttttcttttttaaacactaGAGAGTGGCAGGATGGATGGGAGGAAGCTGGAATCTAGGTGAGGCCTGAACACAGGCAGGTGCTCAGACAGACGTGACAGATAGGATATTAGGCAAGAGTCTGAAttcaggtttctggcttgggtgATCATGTCAATCATTCTCTGAATtacacaaaaggaaggaaagagttcttttcctctttctttcctagcATTGATAAATTCAGTCCTGGACATTTAAAGGAGCTTTTGAGATATAATAATGTCCAGCAGGTTGGAAGTAATTAATAGAAATTTGCCTTCAGGAGAATTTGGAGCAGATTTCTACCGTTAACAAATAACATGAGTAAAGTTGCTCAGGATGAGAAGAGAAACGAGTTTGGAACAGAatatcagtgtttttgttttgtttttaacttgattGAAGTATAACTTACATACGATGAACtgcacccatttaaagtatacagttcaatgagttgtttttttttttaatttttttttcaacgtttatttatttttgggacagagagagacagagcatgaacgggggaggggcagagagagagggagacacagaatcggaaacaggctccaggctccgagccatcagcccagacagagcctgacgcggggctcgaactcccggaccgcgagatcgtgacctggctgaagtcggacgcttaaccgactgcgccacccaggcgcccccaatgagTTTTGACAGGGGTACACTCGTGAAACCTCCACCACCAGATGGAACATCTCCATCACCCCCAAAGTTTTCCTTAGTAGGCAACTACTGGTCAGCTTTGTCCCACTGTAGATTAGTTTGCTTCTAgaattttgtctggttttgtgtctagcttctttcacttagcataacccaTTTGACACTCACCACATAGCTGCATGTGTCagtagttcctttttattgccaagtggtataccacatttcatttagCCATTCACTAGTTGATACcgatttgggttgtttccttgttttggctcttatgaataaagCTCTGTGAACATCCGTGTACATGTCTAtgtggatatgttttcatttctttttttttttttttttttttcaacgtttatttatttttgggacagagagagacagagcatgaacgggggagggtcagagagagagggagacacagcatcggaaacaggctccaggctctgagccatcagcccagagcccgacgcggggctcgaactcacggaccgcgagatcgtgacctggctgaagtcggacgcttaaccgactgcgccacccaggcgccccatgttttcatttcttttggataaataggAATGGAAGATCTGAGTCATATGGTAGGTGTATgttcaactttttaagaaactgccagtaTTGTAAAGAGGTTGTGacattttatgttcccaccagtAAGAGGTCTGATAGCTCCAAATCCTTCACATACCTACTAAAAGGCAACAAATTTTAACAAACTCTTaacaaaagatacacaaatggccaagacGCTCAGGgacatcattaatcatcacagaaatgcaaattaaaaccacaagacaccatcacacacctattagaatgactagAATTTACATCTTATGTGTAAGGATTTTTGGTAGGGTTGTCTTTTTGTAATCAAGTTGTAAGTTGTccttatgtattctggatacaagtccttggTCAAATATAGGTATCTGAATAATtaattttgtggtttgtttcattttcttaactgtgacttttgaaaagcaaaagctttaattttgaaaacatccAATTTACCaatatttgagggtttttttgttttaagtttatttacctcttttgagagagagcaggacgggcagagagagacagagagagacagagagacagcatcccaagcaggctctgcactgtcaattcagagcccagagccgggctcgaactcacaaatcgagatggtgacctgacaggaaaccaagagtcccacacttaacagactgagccacccaggtgcctctactaATATTTGGTTTTATGGATCATGTTTTCTGTATTATACAAAATCTTTACCTATCCCAAGGTGGCAaattttctcctgtcttttcttctgggtttgtagttttagcttttacatttaagcCTATGGtccatttagagttaattttttttgtgtatggcaaAGCAATTTCTGAAGGGTGGAAGAAGATCCTCGAAGGATACCAAGATACTAAAGAAGATTATGTTTTTGAAGCCGTGAAAGAAGCAGGTGGGGTCAGTGGTGTCAAATGCTTTAGAAGGCAAATTTGATTATGGCTGAAAAGTAGTTACTGGATATGGCAATTTACTGAACGcccactctgtgccaagcacATCGCTTTTGCTCTCAAGTTGTTTGGTCTGTTGGAGTGGGGGTAGATTATGCTTTGAAGAAATGTATGGGTAAGAGAAAAGTTGAAGGTGGACATAGTggaagatgttttgtttttgagatgtgGGTAGTGTAATTGATGGGAAAGACCCTGAAAAGGCTGTAGAGAATAGGACccaggtcctgagttcaagccccacgttgggcgtggagcctacttaaaaaaaaaaaaaaaagaattggaccCAGAGCCCAGTGGAGGGATTAGCTTTGACAAGGAGGGACCCAAGGCTCACCCAGATTGGGttccagaaaggaaaatggagaagagtTGGGTTGGAAGACAGGTATTCCCGCATATCTGAGAGCTGGAGGAGTGAAATTAATCTAAACAATTACCATCTGAATCCTGCGTAACGCAGGTGTTACAATTTTCCACGCGAGAAGTTTGCTCCGAGAAATTGTCATTTGGTCCCCATCACGTGGTATGCGAGGCAGTGGGTGCATAACACAGCACAGAAGCCGCTTAGACCCCACAACTCAGAGTCCAATCCCCGGCGCGACTCTCGGGACTACACGCTCCAGGATGCATCGGGGCCAACGCAAGAAGCGGCCTCCCAGAGTCGACTCTCGATTGGAGGCGGTGGCGGGGGCTGTGACGCGCCGACTGGAAGGCCCGCCTCCGTTCCGAGCTTCCCAGGATCAAAGTCTTCTCCGAGTACCGCCATGCGTCCGGACCAGGCCACGTCCTGGTACCGGCGGATGTCCGCGGTCTACGCGCTGGGCGCCTGGACACTGCTAGGCTCCTTGATTTTTTTAGGCCGGAAAAAGAGCACAGTACCAGGTACGGTTCTCCGGCAGCCTTCGGTGAGGCGTCCCCAGGGGGTTATATAAGCGGTTTAGCTGTGCCGCAAGCACCGGGTTTATTCTGCAAAACCAGTGGGAACGATTGCTTAGAGCCATTCGTTATAATGGAATCCACCCGGAACTACTTTTAAGTCCTCCTGCCTACGTCTTGTTGATGGAGGCCGTTTTTACACTTAGAATTTGAAGAATCTATTTAAGGCCCCAGAGGGAATGTCAGACCCTGGACGGTGACTTAAAGAGGTGATGCCTCGGTTACATTAGCCCCCGTTGTAGTTGGCGAGCAAACACTTCAGCACCCCCGCCAGCCGAGTACTAAAACCTTCCCAGTTACTGGGCGGAAAAGGAAATCCCTGAGCCTTCAGAAATATGCTGGAAATCTATAGATATCTGTAAGACTTTCTGGTTGCCTGGGGCTgaagggaagggggggcggggcttgCCAAACagaatggggtttctttttgtgaATGAAAGCCATTTAGTGGTACATTTCAAAGGAGTTAATTGTACGATATGTTAAGTATATCTGGATAAAGCTGTTAGGTGATAACTGCTGAAGATTACATTGGTGATGACGATTATCAGTGGCCTGAGAATACTAGTGTCCAGTATTGAGCATTTGAAAACATTGCAGTGTCTGTAGTGCTcatgtcatatttattttttccttttacagaaaggaaatacAGTGTCAGAAatctgatgggggtgggggtagttCTCACCTCAGTTTATTTGATTTCTGAGGCTTGACTAATAATTTTAAGGACGGATTGCTGTCTTAAAAGTTCATCATTCAGGTGTTCCATTTTTTTGAAAGGCAATGAAGTAGAGCAAAAGGATGTCGCAAGAAATGAAATGCTCGAGCCGCCGAAAGGGTTTTACGTGGAAACAATTGTCACATATAAAGAAGATTTTGTTCCAGTCACTGACAGGATCCTCAACTTTTGGAAATCATGGACTGGTGGCCCTGGACCAGAATCCTGATTAACTGCTGAAAGCTGAAAACCGGGACTGGGTTCAGCATATACATTTGATGGATGCCTTAATTTCCAGTTTATGTTTGTGAAAAGTGTatccatttaatttaaattttgctgTGAAATATAATCACTAGtaatatgcaataaatatttccttgaaGAAAAGTAAACTCGCATATATGAGGTGTCCCTCAATACATGAATGAAAGGTTGAAGTGAAATTTCACATTGAGCTTCCATAAGCTCAGTTTTCTGAAACTAGTTCATgtaactttgtatttctttcatgttGCTGGAAGACATGGCTTTAGGGGTCCCTTTAAGGTTATATTCAGCAAGTCCCCACCTACGTTTAGGGATTTATAGGAACACTTTGGGTACTATTGAGTACTTGGTAAGTGTGTTATAAATtagattttaggggcacctgggtagttcagtcagttaagcatctgactcttgatttcggctcaggtcatgatctcggggttcttGAGATTgttccccgcatcaggctctgctgacagtgcgaagcctgcttgggattctctctccctctctctatgcccctcccctgcctctcaaaataaatgaataaataaacttaaaaaaattaaaaataaatctgttttgtGCAGTGATACTTAACTGATAACATCACATGCCTGGGCcctagctgcaaaggaggctgggaaagtgAATTTCTGGCTTCTGTACTAGGGATTCATGGACTTTTAAGGGAGGAagttcagggcacttgggtggctcagtcacttaagcatccaactcttggtatggactcaggtcatgatcttgcggtcgtgagattgagcctcacgttggtCTCTGCCCTGAGCTCtcagcctagagcttgcttcggattctctctctgtctctctgccccttccccacttatgtgctattgctctctctcttgcttgctctctcataataaataaacatttaaagaaatattttttacagGGGGAAGTTATCCAGATATGCAAAGGATGTTCAAAAAATTCTGGGCAAGCAGATACCATGACAAATGTCCACTCCAGGCAGTaagccagactttttttttaaaatgtttatttatttttgagagagagtgtgagcaggggaggggcagaaagagagggagacacagaacccaaagcaagctccaggctctgagctgttagcacagagcctgacatggggcccaaatccaggaactgcaagatcatgacctgagctgaagtcggatgcttaaccaactgagccagccaggtgccccagacttttATGGGGAAGTACCAAAATGCCAGCATTTGTATATAGATCATTTTCCCCAGAGAATTTCCTCTAGTTTCCTACCTGCAGGTAGACACCTGGCTGTAGGAATTCTGGGAgctggatgggggaggggcttaGGGTATTTGGttagaatatatatttccatGTAGTCCAGTGCTCTGTCCTCTGGCTGCTACCATGAGTATCCCCAAGCAGAAACCCCAACTCTCCTGAATAAAGGGCAGGGATATTACTGGCTCTGAAGTGGTGGTGGGCACCTCGGGGTCCAGCTGCTTATACAGACCCATGCATCCTTCTGTTTTcagccctccctctcc
This sequence is a window from Lynx canadensis isolate LIC74 chromosome A3, mLynCan4.pri.v2, whole genome shotgun sequence. Protein-coding genes within it:
- the SMIM26 gene encoding small integral membrane protein 26, coding for MRPDQATSWYRRMSAVYALGAWTLLGSLIFLGRKKSTVPGNEVEQKDVARNEMLEPPKGFYVETIVTYKEDFVPVTDRILNFWKSWTGGPGPES